In Bacteroidota bacterium, a genomic segment contains:
- a CDS encoding RHS repeat-associated core domain-containing protein, with translation EFIATTTTADLIFQRADATSTNLLFYLDNVKVEEIGESYRFGFQGQEKDDEVKGNGNHYDYGMRMYDPRIGRPLSIDPLTAQYPELSPYQFFSNNPIWFIDLDGLEGVQYLETMKMKDGTTVTKRIVEVDIFVATSKNVKSIHYKSADLPTIESNLKSEYNKGFKDASGNTVEFRFNVQEFDADATTPIDKAKQLRRDPNNVVKAKDGSMALKGFVLERGKLKGSKGSTNTLRSLVTIDNKATDPSHTQTHETMHIFLNYDPSNNPSTVAEHETAGGAFKYKSVDESGKTISPTQDVNQGNVDAILKSVPELKSKTVEQK, from the coding sequence TTGAATTTATTGCTACAACAACTACTGCAGACCTAATATTCCAACGTGCTGATGCTACAAGTACCAACTTGCTGTTCTATCTTGACAATGTAAAAGTTGAAGAAATTGGTGAGAGTTATAGGTTTGGGTTCCAGGGGCAGGAGAAGGATGATGAGGTTAAAGGCAACGGAAACCACTATGATTATGGGATGAGAATGTATGACCCAAGAATTGGGAGACCATTGAGTATAGACCCTTTGACAGCACAATACCCTGAATTATCACCGTATCAATTTTTTAGTAATAATCCAATTTGGTTTATTGACTTAGATGGTTTAGAAGGGGTTCAGTATTTGGAAACAATGAAAATGAAAGATGGAACTACAGTAACTAAACGAATTGTAGAAGTTGATATATTTGTTGCTACGAGTAAGAATGTTAAATCAATTCATTACAAGAGTGCTGATTTGCCAACTATTGAGTCAAATTTAAAGTCAGAGTATAATAAAGGGTTTAAGGATGCGAGTGGTAATACTGTTGAGTTTAGATTTAATGTTCAGGAATTTGATGCTGATGCAACTACCCCAATAGATAAAGCAAAACAATTACGTAGAGACCCTAATAATGTTGTAAAAGCAAAAGATGGATCAATGGCTCTAAAAGGTTTCGTTTTAGAACGAGGAAAGTTGAAAGGTTCAAAAGGAAGTACAAATACTTTAAGATCTTTGGTTACAATAGATAACAAGGCTACAGACCCTTCTCACACACAAACTCATGAAACAATGCATATCTTCTTAAATTATGACCCAAGTAATAATCCAAGTACGGTAGCAGAGCATGAAACAGCAGGAGGAGCATTTAAATATAAAAGTGTTGATGAAAGCGGAAAGACCATTAGTCCTACCCAAGATGTAAATCAAGGTAATGTTGATGCTATATTGAAATCAGTGCCAGAATTGAAAAGTAAAACTGTAGAGCAAAAATGA